Proteins encoded by one window of Halococcus agarilyticus:
- a CDS encoding DMT family transporter: MVRYRNLLAFLALAGLWGTAFMAIKAGLAYFPPVLFAAFRYDIAGLLMLGYALYATDRWRPRGRAEWALVGVGAVFLIAAYHAFLFVGEQGTTSAAAAVVVSLSPVLTTAFARVFLPSERLTTAGIAGILLGLVGVVVLTSPDPTNLLNGELLAEGLVFAAALSFALGSVLTRRIPAQLPIETMEAWSMVGGALLMHGVSVLLGESVATVEVTPAGIAALAYLSIAASAVGFLIYFDLLDRLGPIEINLVSYVAPVFAAISGALLLDESIDAATVAGFVLIFAGFVLLKRRALAAEWPRLRAALSGE, translated from the coding sequence GTGGTGCGCTATCGCAACCTGCTCGCGTTTCTCGCCCTCGCCGGGCTGTGGGGGACTGCGTTCATGGCGATCAAGGCGGGACTCGCGTACTTTCCGCCCGTTCTCTTCGCGGCGTTCCGGTACGACATCGCCGGCCTCCTCATGCTCGGCTACGCGCTCTACGCGACCGATCGCTGGCGGCCCCGTGGGAGAGCGGAGTGGGCGCTCGTCGGCGTCGGCGCGGTCTTTCTTATCGCCGCGTACCACGCCTTCCTGTTCGTCGGCGAGCAGGGGACGACTAGCGCGGCGGCGGCGGTCGTCGTCAGCCTCTCGCCGGTGCTGACGACCGCGTTCGCGCGCGTGTTCCTCCCCAGCGAACGCCTCACGACCGCGGGGATCGCCGGCATCCTGCTCGGGCTCGTCGGCGTCGTCGTCCTCACCAGTCCGGACCCGACGAACCTCCTGAACGGGGAGCTGCTCGCGGAGGGGCTCGTGTTCGCGGCGGCGCTGTCCTTTGCGCTCGGGAGCGTCCTGACCCGCCGGATCCCCGCACAGCTCCCGATCGAGACGATGGAGGCGTGGTCGATGGTCGGCGGCGCACTCCTGATGCACGGCGTGAGCGTCCTCCTCGGCGAATCGGTCGCGACCGTCGAGGTGACGCCCGCCGGGATCGCGGCGCTCGCGTACCTCTCGATCGCGGCGAGTGCGGTCGGCTTCCTCATCTACTTCGACCTGCTCGACCGGCTCGGCCCGATCGAGATCAACCTCGTCTCGTACGTCGCGCCGGTGTTCGCGGCGATCTCGGGCGCACTCCTCCTCGACGAGTCGATCGACGCCGCGACCGTCGCGGGGTTCGTCCTGATCTTCGCGGGGTTCGTGCTGCTCAAGCGCCGCGCGCTCGCCGCGGAGTGGCCGCGGCTCCGGGCGGCGCTCTCCGGCGAGTGA
- a CDS encoding ABC transporter ATP-binding protein, protein MSERLDHDGTDVDETRAGDSDEPLVTVDGLEKHYYENDSLFDRLLGRDPTAVRAVDGVEFAVERGETLGLVGESGCGKSTTGETLLGLREATAGTVRFDGEPVAGLSGDDEKAFRRRAGIVFQDPFSSLDPRQTVGEIVREPLDVHGIDTREERDERVADLLDRVGLSAAQRERYPHEFSGGQRQRVGIARALALDPEFVVLDEPVSALDVSVQAQILNLLGDLQEEFDLTYLFIAHDLSVVRHISDRVAVMYLGEIAEIGPVKEIFERPSHPYTEALLESVPRANTAERDREVEALAGDVPSPRDPPAGCRFHTRCPHAREACREEDPRRFDAGSSHEAACFRAVDGHAYWESTPLEPPEERAQATESDLGERDEPADEPSA, encoded by the coding sequence ATGAGCGAACGACTCGATCACGACGGGACCGATGTGGACGAGACGCGGGCCGGAGATTCGGACGAGCCGCTGGTGACCGTCGATGGTCTCGAAAAGCACTACTACGAGAACGACTCGCTGTTCGACCGGCTGCTGGGACGGGACCCGACGGCCGTCAGGGCGGTCGACGGCGTGGAGTTCGCGGTCGAGCGGGGCGAGACGCTCGGCCTGGTCGGCGAATCGGGCTGTGGGAAGTCGACCACCGGCGAGACGCTGCTTGGGCTGCGGGAGGCGACCGCCGGGACCGTGCGCTTCGATGGCGAACCCGTGGCGGGGCTGTCCGGCGACGACGAGAAGGCGTTTCGTCGGCGTGCGGGGATCGTGTTTCAGGACCCCTTCTCCAGTCTCGACCCCCGTCAGACCGTCGGCGAGATCGTGCGCGAACCGCTCGACGTCCACGGGATCGATACGCGCGAGGAGCGCGACGAGCGCGTCGCCGACCTCTTGGATCGAGTGGGCCTCTCGGCGGCCCAGCGCGAGCGCTACCCCCACGAGTTCTCGGGGGGGCAGCGCCAGCGCGTCGGGATCGCCCGCGCGCTCGCGCTCGATCCCGAGTTCGTGGTGCTCGACGAACCCGTGAGCGCGCTCGACGTCTCGGTTCAGGCCCAGATCCTCAATCTCCTAGGGGATCTTCAAGAGGAGTTCGACCTGACCTACCTCTTCATCGCCCACGATCTCTCGGTGGTACGGCACATCTCGGATCGCGTCGCGGTGATGTATCTCGGCGAGATCGCCGAGATCGGCCCGGTCAAGGAGATCTTCGAGCGCCCGAGTCATCCCTACACCGAGGCACTGCTCGAAAGCGTCCCGCGCGCGAACACCGCCGAGCGCGATCGGGAGGTCGAGGCGCTCGCGGGCGACGTGCCCTCGCCGCGCGATCCCCCCGCCGGCTGTCGGTTCCACACCAGGTGTCCCCACGCCCGCGAGGCGTGTCGCGAGGAGGATCCCCGGCGCTTTGACGCCGGATCGAGCCACGAAGCGGCGTGCTTCCGGGCGGTCGACGGGCACGCCTACTGGGAGAGTACGCCGCTCGAACCACCCGAAGAGCGGGCCCAGGCCACGGAATCCGATCTGGGAGAACGCGACGAACCGGCGGACGAGCCGAGTGCGTAA
- the gvpM gene encoding gas vesicle protein GvpM — protein sequence MEPSKPEEGAVVDLVDAILRDGVVLQADVIISVADVPLIGLKLRAALAGMDTMTEYGIFEDWDRTHRRRALDDDAGQPLSVEAEDATDDEQADTENEE from the coding sequence CGAAACCGGAAGAGGGCGCGGTGGTCGACCTCGTGGACGCGATCCTCCGCGACGGGGTCGTGCTCCAGGCTGACGTCATCATCTCGGTCGCCGACGTCCCACTGATCGGCCTCAAACTCAGAGCGGCGCTCGCGGGGATGGACACGATGACCGAGTACGGCATCTTCGAGGACTGGGACCGGACCCATCGACGTCGGGCGCTCGACGACGACGCCGGACAGCCGCTCTCCGTCGAGGCCGAGGACGCGACCGACGACGAGCAAGCGGACACGGAAAACGAGGAATGA
- a CDS encoding ABC transporter ATP-binding protein, translated as MAGRGSSEPLLDVRNLTTRFFTEEGQVNAVESVDFTVRDGEVFGVVGESGSGKSVTALSIIDLVESPGEIVSGEVWYRDADLADEMGESHPDAVDGDAVDLRCVPPEVRRSLRGSSVSMIFQDPMSSFNPSITVGEQIAEAVEVQRRASANPRSTRSRTQGFGLGSMLASTVVPTRDYVGEESHDRAIELLGQVGIPDPEARAAEYPHQYSGGMLQRAMVAQALAGEPDLLIADEPTTALDVTIEAQILNLLADLQDELDMAIVLITHDLGVIARTCDRLGVMYAGEIVEHGSLADVFDSPVHPYTQGLLGSIPDLDDPAPRLDPIEGNVPSLLAAEMDDRCYFADRCPKAMEECLDKPPAFAVDGAGVAEEADRAGADAAGAAAAGNDAPGDTTAHSAKCYLADHEFDEARALPEGFFDESDGGTDT; from the coding sequence ATGGCCGGCAGAGGGAGTTCCGAGCCCCTGCTCGACGTTCGGAACCTCACGACCCGCTTTTTCACCGAGGAAGGGCAGGTCAACGCGGTCGAGTCGGTCGACTTCACGGTGCGCGACGGCGAGGTGTTCGGCGTGGTCGGGGAGAGCGGTTCCGGGAAGTCGGTCACGGCGCTCTCGATCATCGATCTCGTGGAGTCGCCCGGCGAGATCGTCTCGGGCGAGGTGTGGTATCGCGACGCCGACCTCGCCGATGAGATGGGAGAATCGCATCCGGACGCCGTCGACGGGGACGCTGTGGATCTCCGGTGCGTCCCCCCCGAGGTCCGGCGCTCGCTCCGTGGCTCGTCGGTGAGCATGATCTTCCAGGATCCGATGAGCAGCTTCAACCCCTCGATCACGGTGGGCGAGCAGATCGCCGAGGCGGTCGAGGTCCAGCGCCGCGCGAGCGCGAACCCGCGCTCGACGCGCTCGCGCACTCAGGGGTTCGGCCTCGGATCGATGCTGGCGAGCACGGTCGTTCCGACGCGGGATTACGTCGGCGAGGAGAGCCACGACCGCGCGATCGAGCTGCTCGGACAGGTCGGAATCCCCGATCCGGAAGCGCGCGCCGCGGAGTACCCCCACCAGTATTCGGGGGGGATGCTCCAGCGCGCGATGGTCGCGCAGGCGCTTGCGGGCGAGCCCGATCTCCTGATCGCGGACGAGCCGACCACCGCACTCGACGTCACCATCGAGGCCCAGATCCTGAATCTGCTGGCGGACCTCCAGGACGAACTCGACATGGCGATCGTGCTGATCACCCACGATCTCGGGGTGATCGCGCGGACCTGCGACCGACTCGGGGTGATGTACGCCGGTGAGATCGTCGAACACGGCAGTCTGGCGGACGTGTTCGATAGCCCGGTGCATCCCTACACCCAGGGACTCCTCGGATCGATCCCGGACCTCGACGACCCCGCCCCGCGGCTCGATCCCATCGAGGGCAACGTCCCGAGCCTGCTCGCGGCGGAGATGGACGACCGGTGTTACTTCGCCGATCGGTGTCCGAAGGCGATGGAGGAGTGTCTCGACAAGCCGCCCGCGTTCGCGGTCGACGGTGCGGGCGTCGCTGAGGAGGCGGACAGGGCGGGAGCGGATGCAGCAGGGGCGGCTGCGGCAGGAAACGACGCGCCAGGTGACACGACCGCCCACAGCGCGAAGTGCTATCTCGCCGATCACGAGTTCGACGAGGCACGCGCCCTGCCGGAAGGGTTCTTCGACGAATCCGACGGAGGGACTGACACATGA